GATCCAGAACTCAGGGGTGTCCCTTACCTGAGCGACCCCGTCCCAGGCGATGCCGCCGGACTCTGAGCCGCTGCGCATCATGATGTTGTCGTCGGTGATCTCGTAGGCGCCCTCGACAGCGTAGCGACTGGAGCGGCGCCGGGCGCGCAACCGCACCCACGGCGAGTACAGCATTGACAGCAGGCCACCCACAACCATCGCCATGCACAGCGGCGAGATCTGGTCGCCCCACGCGAACGCCCGCGAGACGGCGAAACCGATCGCCCCGACCGCCGCCAGCACCGCGCCGATATAACCGTACTTGCGCAGCCGAACACTGCTGAGCGCAGCGGCCACGCGGCCTGGGTAGGCGGGATCGGCTGGGACGTCAAAACGGATGTGCACGCCAGAACGATAGTGCCCCCACCCGCCCCCGGGCAGCGCCTGACTCGCGCCCCGCTGGGCGGATCGTCGGGGGCCGCCCGTTGTCAGCGGCAAATCAGTACGTTGGCTGCCAGTCACATTCCGGGCGCGATCAGCGGCAGAAGTGGAGGTCTACGGCCTGCTCGAAAGGTGAAATGGGACCGGTGAGGCTGCGAGCGGCAGCTACTTCTGGGTGAACACGGCTCGGAAAGCAGCGAGATCGACCGGGCCGATCTCGAGCGCGGACTTGAGCGTGCTCAGAGCGGCGACGAGCGGATCCTCCTCACGGGCGGCGACTATCGCGAAGACCATTTGCACCTGTGGCTCCATCGCGGGCAGCTCGATCTTCCCGATCGAGGTAGGGCTGTAGATGAAGGAAGAACTAAAGCTGTGCACGGCGGTTTCCTCCGGCACATCCCACAAGCGGTTGAGCGCCGTCCGGTAGTCGGTGAACGAGGGAGGCGGCGGGTCACCCCGGTCGAGGGCATCCAGTGCCTCGGCAACCCAGTCCAGCTCGGCGGCACCAGCCTGGATAGCAGCTGACCGGGCGGCCCAGGCTGCCATGGCACGCTGCTGCGCCGGCTCGGCGGCGGCGATCTCATCGACCAGGTCGCGGTCGACGCGGGCCACGTCCTTCGCCCACGCTTCGACCTGGCGGAGCCGGTCACTGTCCGGCAGGCGACCGCCCCAGTCACGCGTCGCCCGCGCGCGGAAATACTCCCTCTCCCGCCTCTTTTTCTCCTCCTGTTGCCGGCGGGCCGCTTCGACACGTTCCGCGTAGGTCGGCCGCGGCGGCGTCTTCTGAGCGACGCGGTGCCGGTTCGCAGCGACCGTCGAGGTCTGCCGGACGATCCGGTCGGGCCCCGCCTTCGCGGGCCAGAACTGCAGCAGGTACCGCTCGGGCGGGTCGTCGACAACGCGATCCTCGTTGTCGTAGCCGATCGCGCAGAACCGTACGCGGTAGGTGTCCTGGTCCAACTCGAGCCGGACGGTCAGCCTGTGATCGCCCGTCAGGAGCAGCTGGTCCGGCTCCGTGCGGGTGTACGACGCCTCCGCTACCTCGGTCCAGACTGGGTCGAGCAGCGGCTCGCTTTCGTGCCGTTCGATGCGCAGCGGCACATAGCCGGTATGCAATCCCGTGTTGAACACGAGCGCGCCGGGTTCGGCGGCTCCGCACAGCCCGTTGACCTGACCACCTTGCCCGTCGCCGACCGCGTGGGCGGCCACATCGCCCCCCAAGCGGAACACGTGGAATTCGACAGAGACGCGATCATCAAACAGAACATGCACAACATCCATGATCCGCGCTCATCGGCAGATCCGTACGTTCAGGCGCCGACGGCACGCCGCCTAAGCTCCGGCGCCTGTCGCACATCACCTGGCGAATCCGCGTCGCACATCAGTTGTCGGGTCACACGGCGGATGCGTCGGCCGGCTGCTGTTGTGCTGGCTCGGCCGTCTCCTCCAAAACCCATTGCAGGTAGGCCGGGTTGCCGGCGATGACCGGCATGGCGACCCCGTGCTCGGAGCGGTGCGCCAACTGGCTGCTCTACGGCGTCCAACCCAAGAAGGCGCGCCCGGGGCTCAAGCCGGGCAACTGCAAGAACAAGGTCCACAAGCGGGAAACTCTCGGCAGCGGCGGCCGGCGGGTGCTGCTCTCCCGCCAGTGGTCCGGCAAGACCCTGGCCGACCACCGGACCGACCGCCGCGAGTGGGTCAAAGCGCTGCTCGGCGTCACCACCGACGCCGATACCGCATCGGCCGGCGGTGAACAACGGCACGCCTGGGAGCTCGCCAAACCCACCGACCCTGACGTGCCACCCCTCGGTCACCGCGTCCTCCGGGCGATATCCGAACGCACGCCAATGGCGGGCAACACTCGACGCCACCAGACGCAACCAGGCACCACCCCATGTTTTCGGCAACTCCACGAACCAGGAGGGAGCAGCATGAAGACCCGACCCAGACCATCGAACCGCTGTGGACGGCTGAGGACGTGTCGACCTTCCTCGGGGTACCGGTGGGCACCCTCTATCAGTGGCGCTACCGCCGGATCGGGCCGCGGGCGTCTCGGGTCGGTCGGCATCTGCGATATGACCCGGCCGACGTGCGCTCCTGCCTGACTAAGCAGGCGGGGTAGCCGTGAGCGTCGAGAGGCGGCCGAATCGGAAGTGGCGGGCTCGGGTCCGGGAGGCCTCTGGGAAGGAGATCGCTCGGCACTTCGACCGTAAGTCGGATGCGGAGCGGTGGGAGGCGTCCGTTAAGGCTCCCATGGCGCGGGGCGACTGGATCGACCCGGCTCGGTCGCGGGTGACGGTGGGCGCCTGGGCGGCGCAGTGGATGGCGGCTGAGGTGCAGCTCAAGCCGACGACTCGCGCCCGCTACGAGCTGGCGCTACGGCGTCAGGTGCTCCCGATGTGGGGGGAGATCCCGCTTTCGGCAGTGTCTCATGCCGAGGTGGCGGCCTGGGTTCAGCGGCTCACCGCGTCCGGCCTCGCTCCGGCCACTGTCCGCTACGCGCACGTCGGCACCCCGATCCACCCACGCAACGACTACCGCTCGTTCCGCGAGATCATCCGACAGGCCGGTCTGCGGCAGGTCCGGCTGCACGACCTACGGCACACGGCGGCGAGCGTCCTCCTCGCCCAGGGCGTGCCCGCCCGCGTGGTCATGGAAATCCTCGGCCACTCACAGATCAGCGTGACGCTCAACATCTACGCACATGTCGCCCCCGAGATCGCGCGGAAAGCGGCGGCACGGCTGGAGGGGGCGCTGTGGTCGAGTGAGTGACATGTTGGCTGCTCGGCTCTTGAAGGCCATGGAAAAGGCCCAGGTCATGACCGGCGATCTAGCCGGTGACCTGGGCCTTTCTCTGGAGCCGCCTGACGGAATCGAACCATCGACCTACGCATTACGAGTCAGTACCCGGGCGCTGGCCCACCGCCTGGCCCTCGTGCCCCACATGGTGTCCGCGTTCGCGATCGTCCGCTCCTGCTCGCCGGGTTGGCTGCTCACTTGGCTGCTCGCGTATCAGCCGCTGGTGCTGGCCGTCGGCGTTCCGCCATGGGGCAGCAGTGGGTACCGAGTTGTCGGCTGTCACCACTGGTGGCGACCCATCGACGAGCAGAGTGCCGGGCCGGTCGGTGCGATCGAGCCCGCACTGCTGATCGCTCAGGAGGGACTAACGTCCGATGTCCGTGGGGTTGCTCGACGAAGTGGCCCCGAGCGGCCCGCCGAGCCACGTCCCGATCTGTGTCTGCTGGGACGAGCTCACCACTACGGACGAGCCGAAGACCAGGCCGGTGTGCACCGATCCGCTCGACTCCTTGAGCAGCGAGACCCCGTCGGTCCCGAGGGCGGCATCGGCGCCCGGGGTGAGCATCAACGGGCCACCGAGCACGCCCATCAGCGCGCCGCCGGTCAGCGCATCCGGCCAGTTGGTCCCGGTGGCGAAGCCCGTGTACCGCTGGCCCTCGAAGAGTTCCAGGGCGACGGCGTACGCCGTCTCGTACCGGGTCCGGCCGGAGAACCCACGGACGTACGGACCGACCGGGTCGTACGAGTAGGCCGCGTCCATGCCCTGCGCTCCGATGCCGTACAGCATCCGTTGCTCCTTAGGTTGCGAGTCGAGGAATGCCTTCGTCACCGGCGGGATCACCCCGTCCCTGGTGAGCAACACCACAGCGGACCGGTAGCGGCCGTCCCCGGCGTTGGTGGCACCGGCCGCGGCGCCAGCGGCCAGAGCATCCGGAAAATTCATCCCGGTAGCCAGGAACACCTGTTCCGGATTCGGATCGATCGCCTTTGCGATCTCCACCGACGTCGCGAAGCGATCCGGGCCAGCGAGCCGCTTCACGTAGTAACCCATCGCTCGAACCTGATCCTCGACCGCCTTCGACAGCGCCCCGGTGCTACCCAACAGGTAGACCGTGCTTTGTCCGGGAAGCAGAATCCGCTGCATCTCGGCCTTGGTCGTCGCCTCCAGCCGGTCCGGCGGCGTCAACAACAGCGGACCGCCCATCTGCGCCGCCAACGCCCCACCACTCAGCGCGTCGGCATAGGTGTCCGACCGCGTCAGAACCGCCGCGAAGGCGCCGCCATCAGCCCACCGTGATCGGGACACCGCCACCGCGGTCTCGAACCGGTTCGCACCGGACAGCCGCGCGACCCGCTCCCTTCTCTGCGGCTGATACGCCGGCACACCGTCCAGACCCGGCACCGCCACCGGCGCGGACGAACCGTCCGCCAACGCCGTGTACACCGGCCACGCACCCGTCGACGTGACCCTGCTGAACGCCAATGAGGTGCCATCCGGCGACCAGGTGGGGTTGTCGTACTGGACGCCGGCAGGGGTGACCGTCACCTCGTTCTCACCGGCCAGATCGGATACGACGATCCGGCCGGCGCGAACGAAGGCCACCCGGGAGCCGTCCGGCGAGATCGACGGATTCGACCCGTTGTCGTCAACAAGTCTCCAGCGCTCGAACCACTCCTTCGAACCGTCGTACATCAGGACGGCCGGCTGGCCGGACGGCAGACCCGAACCGTTGTCGTCCTGGCGCTGGCACACCACGAGCTTGCCGGGCCCGCCATCCGGATTCAGATAGTGCTTCCCGTCGTTGGGCGAGAGCCACCCGTGGCCCAGGAGCCCGCCGACCTGATCCGTCACGACACGCCATGGGGCGCTGGCTGAAGCCTTCTCCGACCAGGCGACAGCGCTACCGTCAGCCCACCACGTCAGGCCGCTGCGTCGGACCCCGCCATCCGGTGGCGAGTTCACCGTGTAGCGGGCCGCACCATCGTTGAACCGGATCCTCTTGATGCCCGCATGCTGGTCGAAATAGATCGCCTGACTGCCATCCGGAGACCAGGTGGCATCCGTGATGGTGTCCGGCGAGCTGAGGGCCGTCCGGGACGGATCCCCGTGAAACTTGATGGCGGTCCCGCCGCTACTGCTCGTCAGCACGCTGCCCGAGCCAGGGAAGCTGGCCGTGGCAGGCGTACCGCCGGCCAGCAGAACGGTCGCAGCGAATGCGAGGGCCGACGCGGCAGCGACCGGCCCCCGGATCGGAGATCGAGGCACCTGCGCACTCCTTGCGGGGAAGCGCGCCTTCTTCCGTGTGTCGATTGAATCCGACGAGGGCAGCGCGCACCGGAGACCCTATAGCTATCGGCCGACTCCGTGGTGCCCGTGATCGAAAATCCGCGCACCGACTACCGCTCGTTCCGTAAGATCATCCAGCATGTCGGTCTCCGGCAGGTCCGCCTCCACGATGCGGCACACGGCGGCCAGCGTCCTCATCGCCCAAGGCGTGCCCGCCCGTGTGGTCATGGAGATCCTCGGCCACTCGCAGATCAGCGTGACGCTCAACATCTACGCACATGTCGCCCCTCGAGATCGCGCGGGAAGCAGCATCGCGGCTGGAGGGGGGCGCTGTGGTCGAGTGAGTGACTCTCTGGCTGCTCGGCTCTACGACGGCATGAAGAAGGCCCAGGTCATGATCGGCGATCAAGCCGGTGACCTGGACCTCTCTATGGAGCCGCCTGACGGAATCGAACCGTCGACCTACGCATTACGAGTGCGTCGCTCTAGCCGACTGAGCTAAGGCGGCAACGATCGTCAAGTGTACGGCACACTCCCGCCCCTGGCCGAACGGGATCCCCCGGCACCGGGATCCGGACATCGAGGAATGTTTGGTCGTTCGCCGGGCAGCGCTCGCAGGCGGTCGGGACTACCCTGCGGCGGGTGAGCGACGATCACGTACCGGAGCAGCAGCCGATCCCCGAGGCGCACCCGGGCGAGCGGGCGGTCCGCCGCCCGCTGAGCACGGATCCGCTGGAGTTGGGCTTCGCCCCGCGCAAGCCGGTGCCGTGGCTGGCGCCGTTCCTGCTGATCAGCACCGGCATCCGTACGCTGCTGGCGATGCTGTTCGGGGCGTACCTGGACAAACGGGAGCTGCAGAACGCGTTCGGCGACGGGATCTTCCGTCAGGTCGGGCCGGACGGCGGGCTCTGGCTGGACTACGTGGCCGACCTGGGTGACGGCTTCGACTCGACCTACTCGGTCGCCTACCTGCTCGCCCAGCCGGAGCTGGCGGTGGACGGGCGCCGGCTGCCCCGGGCGCAGACCCTGGTGATGGGGGGCGACCAGGTCTATCCGTCGGCGTCCTACGAGGCGTACGAGGACCGGTGCAAGGGGCCCTACCAGGCCGCGCTGCCGGTGGCGCCGCCCGAGCGGCCCACCCTCTTCGCGGTCCCCGGCAACCATGACTGGTACGACGGCCTGACCGCTTTCCTGCGGCTCTTCGTCCGCTCCCGGGACCGGCACTTCGCCGGCTGGGGCACCGGCCAGTCCCGGTCGTACTTCGCGGTGGAGCTCCCCGCGGGCTGGTGGCTGCTCGGCCTCGACGACCAGTCCGGCTCGTACCTGGACGACCCACAGCTCACCTACTTCGACGAGGTGGCCCGCAAGCTCACCCCGCGGTCCCGGATCATCCTGGCGGTGCCGGCGCCGACCTGGGTCAAGGCCGCGGACCATCCCACGGCATACGACTCGATCGACTACTTCATCCGTACGATCATCGCGCCCACCGGGGCCCAGGTGCGGCTGCTGGTCTCCGGCGACCTGCACCACTACGCCCGCTACACCGGCCCGGACCGGCAGCTGATCACCTGCGGTGGCGGCGGCGCCTACCTCTACCCGACGCACAAGCTGCCGGAGCGGCTCGAGGTGCCGCCGCGGGACACGCTCTCCCGCCGGGCCAGCCGCACCCGCCCGTACGACCTGGCGGCCCGCTATCCCGACAAGGGCCGTTCCCGGCGCTACGGCTGGGGCATCTTCGCGCGGCTGCCGTTCCGCAACCCGGGCTTCACCACCCTGCTCGGCACGCTGCACACGCTGCTGATGCTGGCGATGGCCGGGGTGGCGACGAACCGGGCGGGCACCACGGAGCAGCGGCTGTTCAGCGTGCCGCTGGTGATCATGCTGCTGGTGACGCTGCTGAGCGCGGCGTTCTTCGCCAAGCCGCCGAGCGCGGGCGGAAAACGGCACGCCCGGCACTGGATCCTGGGCGTGAGCCACGGGCTGGCGCAGGTCGCGCTGGCCGCCGCGGGCACCTGGGCCTGGCTGGAGCTTCCCCTGTACGACTGGCCGTGGCCACTGCCGGTGGTCGCCG
The window above is part of the Micromonospora inositola genome. Proteins encoded here:
- a CDS encoding YcxB family protein, giving the protein MHIRFDVPADPAYPGRVAAALSSVRLRKYGYIGAVLAAVGAIGFAVSRAFAWGDQISPLCMAMVVGGLLSMLYSPWVRLRARRRSSRYAVEGAYEITDDNIMMRSGSESGGIAWDGVAQVRDTPEFWIVYVGRMPATVIPRRLMSSEDAETLRAYMAKRGLLQLR
- a CDS encoding divalent-cation tolerance protein CutA — encoded protein: MPVIAGNPAYLQWVLEETAEPAQQQPADASAV
- a CDS encoding helix-turn-helix domain-containing protein yields the protein MFSATPRTRREQHEDPTQTIEPLWTAEDVSTFLGVPVGTLYQWRYRRIGPRASRVGRHLRYDPADVRSCLTKQAG
- a CDS encoding site-specific integrase, which codes for MARGDWIDPARSRVTVGAWAAQWMAAEVQLKPTTRARYELALRRQVLPMWGEIPLSAVSHAEVAAWVQRLTASGLAPATVRYAHVGTPIHPRNDYRSFREIIRQAGLRQVRLHDLRHTAASVLLAQGVPARVVMEILGHSQISVTLNIYAHVAPEIARKAAARLEGALWSSE
- a CDS encoding cell wall-binding repeat-containing protein, whose product is MPRSPIRGPVAAASALAFAATVLLAGGTPATASFPGSGSVLTSSSGGTAIKFHGDPSRTALSSPDTITDATWSPDGSQAIYFDQHAGIKRIRFNDGAARYTVNSPPDGGVRRSGLTWWADGSAVAWSEKASASAPWRVVTDQVGGLLGHGWLSPNDGKHYLNPDGGPGKLVVCQRQDDNGSGLPSGQPAVLMYDGSKEWFERWRLVDDNGSNPSISPDGSRVAFVRAGRIVVSDLAGENEVTVTPAGVQYDNPTWSPDGTSLAFSRVTSTGAWPVYTALADGSSAPVAVPGLDGVPAYQPQRRERVARLSGANRFETAVAVSRSRWADGGAFAAVLTRSDTYADALSGGALAAQMGGPLLLTPPDRLEATTKAEMQRILLPGQSTVYLLGSTGALSKAVEDQVRAMGYYVKRLAGPDRFATSVEIAKAIDPNPEQVFLATGMNFPDALAAGAAAGATNAGDGRYRSAVVLLTRDGVIPPVTKAFLDSQPKEQRMLYGIGAQGMDAAYSYDPVGPYVRGFSGRTRYETAYAVALELFEGQRYTGFATGTNWPDALTGGALMGVLGGPLMLTPGADAALGTDGVSLLKESSGSVHTGLVFGSSVVVSSSQQTQIGTWLGGPLGATSSSNPTDIGR
- a CDS encoding metallophosphoesterase family protein, with amino-acid sequence MSDDHVPEQQPIPEAHPGERAVRRPLSTDPLELGFAPRKPVPWLAPFLLISTGIRTLLAMLFGAYLDKRELQNAFGDGIFRQVGPDGGLWLDYVADLGDGFDSTYSVAYLLAQPELAVDGRRLPRAQTLVMGGDQVYPSASYEAYEDRCKGPYQAALPVAPPERPTLFAVPGNHDWYDGLTAFLRLFVRSRDRHFAGWGTGQSRSYFAVELPAGWWLLGLDDQSGSYLDDPQLTYFDEVARKLTPRSRIILAVPAPTWVKAADHPTAYDSIDYFIRTIIAPTGAQVRLLVSGDLHHYARYTGPDRQLITCGGGGAYLYPTHKLPERLEVPPRDTLSRRASRTRPYDLAARYPDKGRSRRYGWGIFARLPFRNPGFTTLLGTLHTLLMLAMAGVATNRAGTTEQRLFSVPLVIMLLVTLLSAAFFAKPPSAGGKRHARHWILGVSHGLAQVALAAAGTWAWLELPLYDWPWPLPVVAAAVVYGPLMGLVSSQVVALYLLIAGAFGVNVNELFAGQGIEDSKSFLRMRIDPDGTLTIYPIAVDKVSHAWQLNPDQSPTASWLTPKASLVPRLAEPPITLT